From a single Fusarium fujikuroi IMI 58289 draft genome, chromosome FFUJ_chr03 genomic region:
- a CDS encoding related to GIP2 Glc7p-interacting protein, whose protein sequence is MPYTPPSHRSPASSASASPVASRRSSLQSSPRPSLPRSASYLTKHRRTPSASALSDGSTGTLTPQGTSEDLKSMGTAVTSSVRQSPPPVTDERTMPMGAIISPPDSASSGSDDEEQEPQIRGRKLDKALRDAVSQIPMQRSSSPRSQLKHQDSTEHLQLRRKDAVHLSFSTSALGDLAKGRKMGHVRSATEPNAGISKSNDNSISVSEEESDEDLLKKPQMVRKKSGELVRPALRPSSRRRPSSMPGTPIFSKAVHFDSHLEHVRHFLQVDRPLAVSAGSSPIDSYESDTEYPFPGNGKQTVRTPPFEWEILTTNFPHDSAARKSSPVRLEKVWLSADQKSLLGSVAVANIAFSKAVTCRFTLDYWKTTSEVAADYSHEIRPRETPLGHDRFTFSIKLADTANLESKTLFLCIRYTVNGQEYWDNNSSSNFQVDFRKKHLPMNGKNNFQGASSRPANGLPRSSRRTSSANVPRPKSMPAGFSDFGDDAKLNFDQPIHEYLGESENSTGGLRLKSKSAGNLASDNLSKDFGSPSGLAFSNRYDFGASLSAAVQAAKDKEASQDKDGLYMKANVRTPKPALTVPEPATNAKSQSTNGATSPNSTISSSSYEELVNKYCFFGSKQSSPDMKDGTLSGARFDGAAGGNHHRRSYTTSLGSPNGNAHHAGPAAHHTLQLHGAMSPPSGASTPKDAFRANSTSPSPRPSATARSASPAFVSFDATPSNDLSYHVQQQMMDRFPWSDGHAATAIRG, encoded by the exons ATGCCTTACACGCCACCCTCACATCGATCTCCCGCTTCGTCAGCCTCCGCGTCGCCCGTAGCGAGTCGGCGGTCGTCGCTACAATCGAGTCCGAGACCTAGCCTTCCGCGATCTGCTTCATATCTTACAAAGCATCGACGAAcaccttcagcttcagccctCAGCGATGGATCGACAGGGACGCTGACACCGCAGGGAACATCGGAGGATCTTAAGAGCATGGGCACAGCTGTGACTTCAAGCGTGAGACAATCACCACCACCCGTCACAGACGAACGCACAATGCCCATGGGTGCCATCATCTCGCCACCTGATTCTGCTTCCTCCGGtagcgacgacgaggagcAAGAACCACAAATTCGAGGACGAAAGCTTGACAAGGCTCTGCGGGACGCTGTCAGCCAGATCCCCATGCAACGTTCATCATCTCCACGATCACAATTGAAGCATCAGGACAGCACAGAACATCTGCAGCTCCGCCGCAAGGATGCTGTacatctcagcttcagcacAAGCGCACTAGGCGATCTCGCAAAGGGCCGTAAGATGGGACACGTTCGATCAGCCACTGAGCCAAACGCTGGCATCTCCAAGTCAAACGACAACTCGATATCAGTATCAGAGGAGGAATCTGACGAGGACCTGCTTAAGAAGCCTCAGATGGTGCGAAAGAAGTCTGGTGAGCTAGTCCGACCTGCCCTCCGTCCTTCTTCCCGAAGACGCCCCTCAAGCATGCCCGGTAcccccatcttctccaaggctGTTCACTTTGATTCACACCTCGAGCACGTCCGACACTTCTTGCAAGTGGACCGACCTCTGGCTGTGAGTGCTGGATCTTCGCCAATTGACAGCTACGAGAGTGATACCGAGTATCCCTTCCCTGGCAATGGCAAGCAGACTGTCCGCACCCCTCCTTTTGAGTGGGAGATCCTTACCACAAACTTCCCTCACGACTCAGCCGCACGTAAGTCGTCGCCCGTTCGACTGGAAAAGGTTTGGCTCTCGGCCGATCAGAAGTCCCTTCTGGGTTCTGTGGCTGTCGCCAACATCGCCTTCTCCAAGGCCGTTACCTGCCGTTTCACTCTGGATTACTGGAAGACCACCTCGGAGGTTGCCGCTGACTACAGCCACGAAATCCGCCCCCGGGAAACGCCGCTGGGTCATGATCGCTTTACCTTTTCCATCAAGCTTGCTGACACGGCCAACCTCGAGTCAAAgaccctcttcctctgcatCCGCTATACCGTCAATGGACAGGAGTACTGggacaacaacagcagctctAACTTCCAGGTCGACTTCCGAAAGAAGCATCTGCCCATGAACGGGAAGAATAACTTCCAGGGCGCTTCTTCCCGACCCGCTAATGGCCTTCCCCGGAGCAGCCGACGCACCAGCAGCGCCAATGTCCCCCGACCCAAGTCAATGCCTGCTGGCTTTAGTGACTTTGGTGACGATGCTAAGCTGAACTTTGACCAGCCCATCCACGAGTATCTCGGCGAGTCTGAGAACAGCACTGGCGGTCTCCGTCTCAAGTCCAAGTCGGCTGGCAACCTTGCTAGCGATAACCTCTCCAAGGATTTCGGCTCGCCTAGCGGACTTGCCTTCTCTAACCGTTACGACTTTGGCGCTTCCTTGAGTGCTGCTGTCCAGGCCgcgaaggacaaggaggccTCTCAGGATAAGGATGGACTTTACATGAAGGCCAATGTCCGGACTCCCAAGCCCGCCCTCACTGTCCCTGAGCCTGCCACCAACGCTAAGAGCCAGTCTACCAACGGAGCTACCTCTCCCAACTCGACCATCTCCAGCTCTTCATACGAAGAGTTGGTCAACAAGTACTGCTTT TTTGGATCAAAACAGTCGAGTCCTGACATGAAGGACGGTACACTCAGCGGTGCCCGCTTCGACGGTGCTGCCGGCGGAAATCACCATCGCCGCAGCTACACCACCTCACTGGGAAGCCCGAACGGAAATGCCCATCACGCCGGACCCGCAGCTCACCATACCCTTCAGCTGCACGGCGCCATGAGCCCTCCTTCGGGTGCTTCGACACCAAAGGATGCGTTCCGTGCCAACAGTACTTCGCCTTCACCGAGACCTTCAGCCACGGCTAGGTCGGCTTCGCCCGCCTTCGTGTCGTTTGATGCTACACCCTCCAACGATTTGTCGTACCATGTCCAGCAACAGATGATGGATAGGTTTCCCTGGTCTGATGGACATGCTGCTACGGCGATCCGAGGATAG